A DNA window from Enoplosus armatus isolate fEnoArm2 chromosome 9, fEnoArm2.hap1, whole genome shotgun sequence contains the following coding sequences:
- the LOC139289976 gene encoding zinc finger protein 62 homolog, producing MSEDSSSDDEWCVSAKRQVDDTHPEARCWECGKKFSKITSLMSHYKSHNINATCHICEVTFRRLTSLSTHLDNAHSPPLCKKCHQSFSNVWELNKHAETHCMDSFQEAPSLISANIYQRQKSDNFSNEVTAQQSTNSVLRHSTVEMRPQQRIEMKPETSENSVEYIVGEDDKDIDIESDCEKADDSTSSESDDEDTTRSKPADLCPDDPESDGGSNSSSTDYSSDSSHGLHSKTAPAAFPSTNSSICASCGRGPFRSMKLHLLHCSGIRVKYQCSLCKELFLTETSLNEHYMPLYSCDVCGQVFSHENSYHHHQCPKGSKSPLVLFCSESMPQACNICKSFFTSEKTLLNHVTRVHTSVVSTKVCIITNPSALNDKKVSLGVHGTAANSSPHVVNHVINGKLRVGQTYAGSLSAVVKSSPSSLSTSSSSHPGRPPAPMFLPSAAAPVRLGKDGALDQPTNQPSSRLSPHLFVPPDATDTTPDTEASDPASTPMPTIMAMFENDSQDVALMKRMNTGWRSKAPYPCRQCGAILRQPSLVISHRYLHRGRRSHQCQCGRAFKHRLHLLRHCVQHAETISYICVSCGETFTGAKLLAEHMRGMSWKRSRSGRTWKRKVKTKCRMSFTCDCGQHFFRPSAYIWHQLKNRTKTKQLKKTLK from the coding sequence ATGTCTGAGGACTCTAGCAGCGATGACGAATGGTGTGTATCCGCAAAGAGGCAGGTGGACGACACACACCCAGAGGCAAGATGTTGGGAATGTGGCAAAAAATTCAGCAAAATAACCAGCTTGATGTCACACTACAAAAGCCACAATATCAATGCCACCTGCCACATCTGCGAGGTTACGTTCCGACGCCTGACATCACTCTCCACACACCTGGATAATGCACACTCGCCACCGCTCTGCAAGAAGTGCCATCAGTCCTTCAGTAATGTGTGGGAGTTGAACAAGCATGCAGAGACGCATTGCATGGACTCATTTCAAGAAGCTCCCTCTTTGATTTCTGCAAACATatatcagagacagaaaagtgacAACTTTTCTAATGAGGTAACTGCACAGCAAAGCACAAACTCAGTGCTGCGTCACTCAACGGTAGAGATGAGACCTCAACAAAGAATAGAGATGAAGCCTGAGACATCTGAAAACAGCGTAGAGTATATAGTGGGTGAAGATGATAAAGATATTGACATAGAAAGTGATTGTGAGAAGGCAGATGATTCAACGAGCTCTGAATCTGATGACGAAGATACAACACGCTCTAAACCTGCAGACTTGTGTCCAGATGATCCAGAATCAGATGGTGGCTCGAACTCAAGTTCAACGGATTATTCCAGTGACTCTTCTCATGGTCTGCACTCCAAAACCGCCCCTGCAGCCTTTCCTAGTACTAATAGTTCAATATGTGCTTCGTGTGGTAGAGGACCATTTAGGTCAATGAAGCTCCATTTGCTGCACTGTAGTGGCATAAGGGTGAAGTATCAGTGTTCACTGTGCAAGGAGCTCTTTCTAACTGAGACGTCTCTTAATGAACACTACATGCCTTTGTATTCCTGTGACGTCTGTGGCCAGGTTTTCTCTCACGAGAACTCGTACCATCACCACCAGTGTCCCAAGGGAAGCAAGTCACCTTTGGTCCTCTTTTGTTCCGAGTCAATGCCGCAAGCGTGTAACATATGCAAATCCTTTTTCACCTCTGAGAAAACTTTGTTAAACCATGTCACCCGAGTTCACACGTCAGTGGTCAGCACCAAGGTCTGCATCATTACCAATCCATCAGCATTGAATGATAAGAAGGTTTCACTAGGTGTTCATGGCACAGCAGCCAATAGTAGTCCTCATGTAGTCAACCACGTCATTAATGGAAAGCTCCGTGTTGGCCAAACCTATGCAGGGTCACTGTCCGCTGTTGTTAAATCTAGCCCTTCCTCTCTCtcgacctcctcctcctcccaccctgGCAGACCTCCTGCCCCAATGTTTTTGCCGTCTGCTGCTGCACCTGTCAGACTGGGGAAAGATGGGGCCCTAGATCAGCCAACCAACCAGCCTTCAAGCCGTCTTTCTCCACATTTATTTGTCCCTCCTGATGCCACCGACACAACTCCAGACACTGAGGCCTCTGACCCCGCCTCCACGCCAATGCCCACTATTATGGCCATGTTTGAGAACGACAGCCAGGATGTGGCTTTGATGAAACGTATGAACACAGGCTGGCGCTCCAAAGCCCCTTACCCCTGCAGGCAGTGTGGTGCCATCTTGCGGCAGCCCTCGCTCGTCATCAGCCACCGCTACCTCCACCGAGGGCGCCGCTCACACCAGTGCCAGTGCGGCCGAGCTTTTAAGCACCGGCTACACCTCCTGCGACATTGTGTTCAGCACGCGGAGACCATAAGCTACATCTGCGTCAGCTGCGGGGAGACTTTCACAGGGGCAAAACTCTTAGCTGAGCACATGAGGGGCATGTCGTGGAAAAGATCTCGTTCTGGACGTACATGGAAACGAAAAGTTAAGACAAAGTGCAGAATGTCCTTTACATGTGACTGTGGACAACACTTTTTTAGGCCTTCGGCTTACATATGGCACCAACttaaaaacaggacaaaaactaaacaattaaAGAAGACCTTGAAATGA
- the smg9 gene encoding nonsense-mediated mRNA decay factor SMG9 has translation MSESGHSQPGMYGQGRRRRRRRGDRDVGPPGQNLSGPSRDREYQPKERRDGSEDPPGPLIQKTPIILAKPPGERAKSSQNAPVSGAPVLEKPIMLMKARDDGGKPGTPPEASAQTSGPGPSKMEKEGQRPTQPVYQIQNRGMGASASSSAVDPMAGQSKLLPPEKMKHSIKLVDDQMNWCDSAMEYLRDQTDMLVVGVIGLQGTGKSTIMSLLSANTPEEDQRGYVFRAQTQEIKERGGNQSTGIDFFITQERVIFLDTQPMLSPSILDHLINNDRKLPPEYNLPHTYVEMQSLQIAAFLFTVCHVVIVVQDWFTDLNLYRFLQTAEMVKPSTPSASHDSTGSSGNDDGAEYYPHIVFLQNKARRDDFCPKNLKNMHMVVDKLMAHSHLKYKGTLSMLDCNIFPGLGQDYLATEVNMFLLPVQENDGEDNLTKAGSGTYPLFSLLPGYRGHPAFSTMVSKLRSQILAMPRCQLSHTILTEKNWFHYAARIWDGVKKSSALSEYSRLLC, from the exons ATGTCGGAGTCCGGCCACAGTCAGCCCGGGATGTACGGGCAGGGACGCAGAAGGAGGCGACGCCGGGGAGACAGAGATGTTGGACCACCGGGCCAAAATCTGTCCGGTCCCAGTCGGGATCGAGAATACCAACCGAAAGAACGAAGG gaTGGGAGCGAGGATCCACCAGGCCCACTCATTCAGAAGACCCCCATCATTCTTGCAAAACCCCCTGGGGAAAGA GCCAAGTCATCACAGAATGCACCTGTCAGTGGAGCTCCAGTCCTGGAGAAGCCCATCATGCTAATGAAAGCCAGGGATGATGGCGGGAAGCCGGGGACCCCTCCAGAAGCCTCAGCTCAGACCTCTGGTCCCGGACCCTCCAAGATGGAGAAGGAAGGGCAGCGACCCACCCAGCCTGTGTACCAGATCCAAAACAGAGGAATGGGTGCTTCTGCATCGAGCAGCGCTGTGGACC CCATGGCCGGCCAGTCTAAACTCCTCCCTCCGGAGAAGATGAAGCACAGCATTAAGCTAGTGGATGATCAGATGAATTGGTGTGACAGTGCCATGGAG TATCTGAGGGACCAGACCGACATGTTGGTGGTGGGAGTCATCGGCCTGCAGGGAACTGGGAAATCTACAATCATGTCACTGTTATCTGCCAACACTCCTGAGGAAGATCAAAG GGGTTACGTATTCAGAGCCCAGACTCAAGAAATcaaggaaagaggaggaaaccaGAGCACAGGCATTGATTTCTTTATCACACAGGAGAGAGTCATCTTCTTGGATACACAG CCGATGCTCAGCCCATCTATTCTCGACCACCTCATCAACAATGATCGGAAGTTGCCTCCAGAGTACAACCTCCCTCACACGTATGTAGAGATGCAG TCTCTTCAAATCGCCGCCTTCCTGTTTACAGTGTGCCATGTGGTCATTGTGGTTCAAGACTGGTTCACTGACTTAAACCTCTACAG GTTTCTTCAGACTGCTGAGATGGTGAAACCTTCCACTCCGTCCGCAAGCCATGACAGCACCGGCTCTTCAGGCAATGATGATGGGGCCGAGTACTATCCTCACATAG TGTTCCTCCAGAATAAAGCCAGACGGGATGATTTCTGCCCAAAGAATCTGAAGAACATGCATATGGTGGTGGACAAATTAATGGCCCACTCTCATCTCAAATACAAAG GCACATTGTCCATGCTTGACTGCAACATCTTCCCTGGTTTGGGGCAAGACTATCTGGCAACTGAAGTCAACATGTTCCTCCTTCCTGTGCAGGAGAACGATGGGGAGGATAATCTGACTAAAGCAG GGTCGGGGACATACCcgctcttctctctgctgccggGGTACAGAGGACACCCTGCCTTCTCCACCATGGTTTCAAAACTCCGCAGCCAAATACTGGCCATGCCccgctgtcagctgtcacacacCATCCTCACTGAGAAGAACTG gtttCACTATGCAGCTCGTATCTGGGATGGGGTGAAAAAGTCCTCGGCCCTGTCTGAATACAGCCGCCTGCTCTGCTAA
- the LOC139290511 gene encoding urokinase plasminogen activator surface receptor-like, translating into MHLLTLIIGIVLLPTAYTLKCYECVPEILGTCTDTEKQCPNEGYQCGALRILTYAGGSELADVNMKTCALAEQCVEGSVNFGVARTVVTSKCCGTELCNSQLAPEPSKSSPNGKKCFSCNGQQCTATLNCEGNEDHCVSTTVNLGGEKTTIKGCASKQMCSSMENVQISGAIPGTTTCCQGDFCNSASSTSAGLLLLVAPLVSTVMFS; encoded by the exons ATGCATCTCCTTACGTTGATCATTGGGATTGTGCTTCTACCTACAG CCTACACCCTGAAATGTTATGAGTGTGTACCGGAAATCTTAGGaacctgcacagacacagaaaaacaatgccCTAATGAGGGTTATCAGTGTGGTGCACTGAGGATCCTTACCTATGCAG GTGGTTCAGAACTTGCTGATGTCAACATGAAAACTTGTGCTTTGGCTGAACAGTGTGTTGAGGGCTCAGTCAACTTTGGAGTTGCCAGAACTGTAGTTACCAGCAAGTGCTGCGGCACCGAGCTCTGCAACTCCCAACTTGCCCCTG AGCCCAGCAAATCCAGTCCCAATGGTAAAAAGTGTTTCAGCTGCAATGGACAACAGTGCACTGCAACTCTAAACTGCGAGGGGAACGAGGACCACTGCGTCTCAACAACAG TGAACCTAGGCGGTGAAAAGACAACCATAAAGGGCTGTGCCTCCAAGCAGATGTGCTCAAGTATGGAAAACGTACAGATTTCAGGAGCCATTCCAGGAACAACTACCTGCTGTCAGGGTGACTTCTGCAACAGCGCCAGCAGCACAAGCGCTGGCCTTCTGCTCCTGGTGGCACCGCTGGTCTCTACAGTCATGTTCTCTTAA